In a genomic window of Thiosocius teredinicola:
- a CDS encoding glutathione peroxidase — MKLENREGQTVPNVVFRTRRDHEWVDVSTDDVFKGKTVVVFALPGAFTPTCSSTHVPRYNQLAPALKQQGVDEIICISVNDAFVMNEWRAEQKAWNLTFLPDGNGDFSRGMGLLVPKDELGFGERSWRYSMLVKDGVVEKMFIEPDVPGDPFEVSDADTMLNYIAPNASKPLDVTVFTREGCPFCVRAKGMLRDAGIQYDELVLNQDYSEVTLRAVAGASMVPQVFINGEHIGGSDKLEEYLGKRDKAAA, encoded by the coding sequence ATGAAACTTGAAAACCGCGAAGGCCAAACCGTACCTAACGTTGTATTCCGTACCCGCCGCGATCACGAGTGGGTCGACGTCAGCACCGACGACGTCTTCAAAGGCAAGACCGTCGTGGTATTCGCCCTGCCGGGCGCCTTCACCCCGACCTGTTCTTCGACCCACGTGCCGCGCTACAACCAGCTCGCGCCGGCACTCAAGCAGCAGGGCGTGGACGAGATCATCTGTATCTCGGTCAACGACGCCTTCGTCATGAACGAGTGGCGCGCCGAGCAGAAGGCCTGGAACCTCACTTTCCTGCCGGACGGCAACGGCGACTTCAGCCGCGGCATGGGCCTGCTGGTGCCGAAAGACGAACTCGGCTTCGGTGAGCGTTCGTGGCGCTACTCGATGCTGGTCAAGGACGGCGTGGTCGAAAAGATGTTCATCGAGCCGGACGTACCGGGCGACCCCTTCGAAGTCTCGGACGCCGACACCATGCTGAACTACATCGCGCCGAACGCCAGCAAGCCGCTCGACGTGACCGTGTTCACCCGCGAGGGCTGCCCGTTCTGCGTGCGTGCCAAGGGCATGCTGCGCGATGCCGGCATCCAGTACGACGAACTGGTGCTGAACCAGGACTACAGCGAAGTCACGCTGCGCGCGGTGGCCGGCGCCTCGATGGTGCCGCAGGTGTTCATCAACGGTGAACACATCGGTGGCTCGGACAAGCTCGAGGAGTACCTCGGCAAGCGCGATAAAGCCGCCGCCTGA
- a CDS encoding GNAT family N-acetyltransferase, which yields MSDCAITLSIDNAPDLSLINPVVEQCVATWDLPDRVKRLVAPSYRYTEADVDHLTFATALVQGSRKLAGVAAWETADDADLVPKQSGLLLHGLYVAPHYQRCGIGSRLVECCAQAARQAGVQGILVKAQRDAEAFFERLGFSALPVVDERHDYAHRWWKSV from the coding sequence ATGAGCGACTGCGCAATCACCCTGTCGATCGACAACGCCCCGGACCTGTCCCTGATCAACCCGGTCGTCGAGCAGTGCGTGGCAACCTGGGACCTGCCCGACCGGGTCAAACGCCTGGTCGCACCGAGTTACCGCTATACCGAGGCCGATGTCGATCACCTGACCTTTGCGACGGCGCTTGTTCAAGGCAGCCGCAAGCTTGCCGGCGTCGCGGCATGGGAAACGGCTGACGATGCCGACCTTGTGCCCAAGCAGTCGGGGCTGCTGTTACATGGACTCTACGTCGCGCCGCACTATCAGCGCTGCGGTATCGGTTCACGTTTGGTGGAATGCTGCGCACAGGCCGCTCGTCAGGCCGGCGTTCAGGGCATCCTGGTCAAGGCACAGCGCGATGCTGAAGCATTCTTCGAGCGGTTGGGGTTCAGCGCGCTCCCGGTTGTCGATGAGCGACACGACTACGCCCACCGCTGGTGGAAATCGGTGTAG
- a CDS encoding invasion associated locus B family protein, which produces MMRRLFSSVLLILAGSLLVSQMALAEEEKIPTYGDWGYKCDKSPDGKQELCYVFQNVTKKEGGQLVLGARVAYRDGQPDPLLVVTVPLGSLLPPGAALTMEGVEPVKLTYFICAAEGCTTIATAIPTPMLDAMKKGEKAVIRVAAPNKQVVGLPLSLSGFTKALGSLKK; this is translated from the coding sequence ATGATGCGTAGATTGTTCTCCTCGGTTCTGCTGATTCTGGCGGGCTCACTGCTGGTCTCGCAGATGGCATTGGCGGAAGAAGAAAAAATCCCGACCTACGGGGACTGGGGTTACAAGTGCGACAAGTCGCCCGATGGCAAGCAGGAGCTGTGCTACGTGTTCCAGAACGTCACCAAGAAAGAGGGTGGACAACTGGTACTCGGCGCGCGCGTCGCCTATCGCGACGGCCAGCCCGATCCGCTGCTGGTTGTCACCGTACCCCTCGGCTCGCTGCTGCCGCCCGGCGCTGCGCTGACGATGGAAGGCGTCGAGCCGGTCAAGCTGACCTATTTCATCTGTGCGGCAGAAGGCTGCACGACCATCGCGACGGCCATTCCCACGCCGATGCTGGATGCGATGAAGAAGGGCGAGAAGGCGGTTATCCGTGTGGCCGCACCGAACAAGCAGGTCGTCGGCCTGCCGCTGTCGCTTAGCGGCTTCACCAAGGCCCTGGGCTCGCTGAAGAAATAA
- the gorA gene encoding glutathione-disulfide reductase: MDTHFDLIAIGGGSGGLAVAEKAAQFGKNVAVIESHKMGGTCVNNGCVPKKVMWYAANLAHAVDDAKHFGIPAERGATDWKKLIKGRQDYIGMINRYWDGYVVDTGITRINGKAHFVDAHTVEVDGQRYSADHIVIATGGRPIVPPVPGAELGITSDGFFELQSQPRKVAIIGAGYIGVELAGVMRALGSDVTVVALEARVLETFDGMISDVLMAEMRKQGIELHMSFQVAGLARTDDGIALDASNGERLDGFDSVIWAVGRAPNTRELALNVAGVETRANGVVPTDEFQNTNVPGIYAIGDITGRTPLTPVAIAAGRRLAARLFNGEAESRVDYDNIPSVVFAHPPVGTVGLTEAQARERHAKVTIYQTDFTPMRHALSEHGVTTAMKLVCAGENQQVVGIHLIGDNVDEMLQGFAVAVKMGATKADFDSTIAIHPVSAEELVTMKTPEPEPETHHVVDSGVEWKDAS; the protein is encoded by the coding sequence ATGGATACGCATTTCGACCTGATCGCCATCGGTGGCGGCAGTGGTGGCCTGGCCGTGGCCGAAAAGGCGGCCCAGTTCGGCAAAAACGTTGCCGTCATCGAATCGCACAAGATGGGCGGTACCTGCGTGAACAACGGTTGCGTGCCCAAGAAAGTCATGTGGTACGCCGCCAATCTGGCGCATGCCGTCGACGACGCCAAGCACTTCGGCATCCCCGCTGAGCGTGGCGCGACCGACTGGAAGAAGCTGATCAAGGGCCGTCAGGACTACATCGGCATGATCAATCGCTATTGGGACGGCTACGTCGTCGATACCGGTATTACGCGCATCAACGGCAAGGCGCACTTCGTCGATGCCCATACGGTCGAGGTCGATGGCCAACGTTACAGCGCCGACCACATCGTGATCGCCACCGGTGGTCGCCCAATCGTTCCGCCTGTGCCGGGCGCCGAGCTGGGCATCACCTCGGACGGCTTCTTCGAACTGCAATCGCAACCGCGCAAGGTGGCGATCATCGGCGCCGGTTATATCGGCGTGGAGCTGGCCGGGGTGATGCGCGCACTCGGATCAGATGTCACGGTCGTGGCATTGGAGGCGCGGGTACTCGAAACCTTCGACGGCATGATCAGCGACGTGCTGATGGCCGAGATGCGCAAGCAAGGCATCGAGCTGCATATGAGTTTCCAGGTCGCCGGCCTGGCCAGGACCGATGACGGCATTGCGCTGGATGCCAGCAACGGCGAACGCCTGGACGGCTTCGACAGTGTGATCTGGGCGGTTGGCCGTGCACCCAACACGCGTGAACTGGCGTTGAATGTCGCCGGCGTCGAAACCCGCGCCAACGGGGTCGTGCCGACCGACGAGTTCCAGAACACGAACGTACCCGGCATCTATGCCATCGGAGATATCACCGGCCGCACGCCGCTGACGCCGGTCGCGATCGCGGCTGGCCGTCGCCTGGCAGCACGACTGTTCAACGGCGAAGCCGAGAGCCGCGTCGACTACGACAACATCCCGAGCGTGGTGTTTGCGCATCCGCCGGTAGGCACGGTCGGCCTGACCGAAGCACAGGCGCGCGAGCGCCACGCCAAGGTCACGATCTACCAGACCGACTTCACACCGATGCGCCACGCGCTGTCGGAGCACGGTGTGACGACCGCAATGAAGCTGGTATGCGCCGGCGAGAACCAGCAGGTGGTCGGCATCCACCTGATCGGCGACAACGTCGACGAGATGCTGCAGGGCTTCGCCGTGGCAGTGAAGATGGGCGCCACCAAGGCAGACTTCGACAGCACGATCGCGATCCACCCGGTCAGCGCCGAGGAACTGGTGACGATGAAGACACCGGAACCCGAACCCGAGACCCATCACGTGGTGGACAGCGGTGTCGAGTGGAAAGACGCCAGCTGA
- a CDS encoding secondary thiamine-phosphate synthase enzyme YjbQ: MTHQETIHHRTRGRGTYDITHEIRKVVDNAGIDTGLCHLFVQHTSASLIICENADPTVRSDLERFINRLVPDGDPIYDHTMEGPDDMPAHVRSILTKMEMTIPVSNGRCALGTWQGVYLYEHRHHPHERRVVVTVRD; the protein is encoded by the coding sequence ATGACTCACCAAGAGACCATCCATCACCGCACCCGCGGGCGCGGCACCTACGACATCACCCACGAGATCCGCAAAGTGGTCGACAACGCCGGCATCGATACCGGCCTGTGTCACCTGTTCGTGCAACACACCAGCGCCTCGCTGATCATCTGTGAAAACGCCGATCCGACGGTGCGCAGCGACCTCGAACGCTTCATCAACCGGCTGGTACCCGACGGCGATCCGATCTACGACCACACCATGGAAGGCCCGGACGACATGCCGGCGCATGTCCGATCGATCCTGACGAAAATGGAGATGACGATCCCGGTCAGCAACGGACGTTGTGCGCTCGGGACTTGGCAGGGCGTCTACCTGTATGAACACCGCCACCACCCGCACGAACGGCGGGTGGTGGTGACGGTGCGCGACTAG
- a CDS encoding NYN domain-containing protein, with translation MPDKSNIALLIDADNSPAKSIQFVLSELARHGKVNIRRAYGNWTSKNLKGWEAVLQEHAIQPIQQYDLTKGKNATDIAMTIDAMDVLYMKQVDTFCFVTSDCDFTPLVTRILSDGKSVIGFGERKTPAAFVNACSTFLYLDDEQEKSVKKLKTNELRQDSKLMNLVREAIAGTAGDDGWAKLSRVGTHISNQASFDARNYGYARLSDLIEAIGLFEIRRDESKHFELRDPKRKA, from the coding sequence TTGCCCGACAAAAGCAACATCGCCCTGCTGATCGACGCCGACAACTCGCCCGCCAAGTCGATCCAGTTCGTGCTCTCCGAACTGGCGCGCCACGGCAAGGTCAATATCCGGCGCGCCTACGGCAATTGGACCTCGAAAAACCTCAAAGGTTGGGAAGCCGTGCTGCAGGAGCACGCCATCCAGCCCATCCAACAATACGATCTGACCAAAGGCAAGAACGCAACCGACATCGCGATGACGATCGATGCGATGGATGTCCTGTACATGAAGCAGGTGGACACCTTCTGCTTCGTCACTTCGGACTGCGATTTCACACCGCTGGTGACACGCATCCTGTCGGACGGCAAATCGGTGATCGGCTTTGGCGAGCGCAAAACGCCGGCTGCCTTCGTCAACGCCTGCTCGACTTTCCTGTACCTGGACGACGAGCAGGAAAAGAGCGTCAAGAAACTCAAAACCAACGAGTTGCGCCAGGATTCGAAGCTGATGAACCTGGTCCGCGAGGCGATCGCAGGCACTGCGGGTGACGACGGCTGGGCGAAGCTGTCGCGCGTCGGCACCCACATCTCCAACCAGGCATCGTTCGACGCACGCAACTACGGTTATGCTCGCCTCAGCGACCTGATCGAGGCCATCGGACTGTTCGAGATCCGGCGCGACGAGAGCAAGCACTTTGAGCTGCGCGACCCGAAACGCAAAGCCTAG
- a CDS encoding methyltransferase regulatory domain-containing protein: MDHYDTLPYESIPFPDTHPTALNMLGRLFGIDAASATRCRVLELGCATGGNLIPMAWHLRGSEFVGIDLSAGQIDTGNAIIGELGLENVRLVQADIRQLDNSFGQFDYIIAHGVLSWVPSDVQQALFRLFQHRLGPEGIGYISFNVSPGWHARSALRDMLLYHTRDLEDPVTRLNRARDFLGLLKEIYASNDTPAAQALLAEIHSLDDAHPSYLFHEYLETNNRSFTFDEFRRQLTEHGLRYLCDSRLHTMFGSNISTTGEHFLDTVDSDIAHEQYLDFFSQRTFRQSLVVHEQIEPNFEIDLELLDHLHCASDLRPQSSTDQGDNEKAIFHTANGKPVEVGDPLAAAMLRILYQCFPSTVPMAQLAAEVIAKHADAEERDAWRTEIFSLFANNLVILTSEPHRFDSPQHELPQTGRLAQVLLGFAWQHIPTVWHHSLDIDDFTRCLLSHLDGKQDQAALLTCLGDDVQSGKLQLPIAGTDNEQLQELLALNTSRLLEIFARNGILD, translated from the coding sequence GTGGATCACTACGACACCCTGCCGTACGAGAGCATCCCGTTTCCGGATACCCACCCAACGGCACTGAACATGCTCGGCAGGCTGTTCGGTATCGATGCCGCATCGGCAACGCGTTGTCGCGTATTGGAACTGGGCTGCGCCACCGGCGGCAACCTGATCCCTATGGCCTGGCATCTGCGCGGCAGTGAGTTCGTCGGCATCGATCTTTCTGCGGGCCAAATCGATACCGGCAACGCAATCATCGGCGAGTTGGGGCTTGAGAACGTCCGCCTGGTCCAGGCCGACATCCGCCAGTTGGACAACAGTTTTGGTCAATTCGACTACATTATTGCGCATGGCGTCTTGTCCTGGGTGCCTTCCGACGTTCAGCAGGCGTTGTTCAGGCTGTTCCAACATCGCCTCGGGCCCGAGGGCATCGGCTATATCAGCTTCAATGTAAGCCCCGGCTGGCATGCCCGCAGCGCACTGCGCGATATGCTCCTTTACCACACGCGCGACCTCGAAGACCCGGTTACACGGCTCAATCGTGCCCGCGATTTTCTTGGCCTTCTCAAGGAGATCTACGCCTCGAACGACACACCGGCGGCGCAGGCCTTACTGGCCGAAATCCATTCGCTCGACGACGCCCACCCCAGCTACCTTTTTCACGAGTACCTCGAGACGAACAACCGCAGCTTCACATTCGACGAGTTTCGTCGCCAACTAACCGAACATGGCCTGCGTTATCTGTGCGACAGCCGCCTGCACACCATGTTCGGTAGCAATATCAGCACCACCGGTGAACACTTTCTCGACACGGTCGACAGTGATATCGCACACGAGCAGTACCTGGACTTCTTCAGCCAACGAACCTTTCGCCAGAGCCTTGTCGTTCACGAGCAGATCGAACCGAATTTCGAGATCGACCTCGAGTTGCTCGACCACCTTCACTGCGCGTCGGATCTGCGGCCGCAGTCGTCGACCGATCAGGGCGACAATGAAAAAGCCATTTTCCACACCGCAAACGGCAAGCCCGTTGAGGTCGGGGATCCACTGGCCGCGGCCATGTTGCGTATCCTGTACCAATGCTTTCCAAGCACCGTGCCGATGGCCCAACTGGCCGCGGAGGTCATCGCGAAACACGCTGACGCCGAAGAGCGCGATGCCTGGCGGACCGAGATCTTCAGCCTGTTCGCAAACAACCTCGTGATATTGACCAGCGAGCCACACCGGTTCGACAGCCCCCAACACGAACTACCGCAGACAGGGCGGCTCGCGCAGGTGCTGCTCGGCTTCGCCTGGCAACACATCCCCACGGTTTGGCATCACTCCCTGGACATCGACGACTTCACCCGTTGTTTGCTGTCGCACCTTGATGGAAAACAAGATCAAGCGGCCCTGCTTACGTGTCTAGGCGACGATGTGCAAAGCGGCAAACTGCAGCTGCCGATTGCCGGCACCGACAATGAGCAACTGCAGGAGCTGTTGGCGTTGAACACTTCCCGTTTGCTCGAGATATTCGCCAGAAACGGCATCTTGGACTGA
- a CDS encoding sigma-54-dependent transcriptional regulator, with translation MKKSDALPVMLIDDEEHIRVAASQALDLAGYQVHAFETADQALAKLDADWPGAIISDIRMPGTDGMQFLQQARSIDSDLPVILITGHGDVSMAVEAMRAGAYDFIEKPFAVEDLVDTVGRALDKRRLTMENRRLKNELAVQSKPGPRIIGNTPAVQRLRLTLGQIADTDADVLVNGETGTGKELVARALHENSRRRDRNFVAVNCGAVPEHLIESELFGHEKGAFTDARSRRIGKFEHANGGTLFLDEIESMPLKVQVHLLRVLQERAVERLGSNEVIPLDLRVVAASKVDLREAAARGEFREDLYYRLSVVMIDIPPLRERREDIPLLFQHFVLVAGARYQREPPPPHPDLLNRLMMEEWPGNVRELRNAAERYVLLGDSCGYDIEALLNGSADRPAMTLPEQVECFERGLIEQHLKANNGSIKATMEALGLPRKTLYDKMKKYGLERDDYK, from the coding sequence ATGAAGAAAAGTGACGCCCTGCCGGTCATGTTGATCGACGACGAAGAGCACATCCGCGTGGCGGCGAGCCAGGCGCTCGACCTCGCCGGCTACCAGGTACATGCCTTTGAAACGGCCGACCAGGCCCTGGCAAAGCTGGATGCCGATTGGCCGGGAGCGATCATCAGCGACATCCGCATGCCCGGTACCGACGGCATGCAGTTTCTGCAGCAGGCCCGATCGATCGATAGCGACCTGCCGGTGATTCTGATCACCGGCCATGGCGATGTCAGTATGGCGGTCGAGGCGATGCGCGCCGGGGCCTATGACTTCATCGAAAAGCCGTTCGCGGTCGAAGACCTGGTCGACACGGTGGGCCGCGCGCTCGACAAGCGCCGGTTGACGATGGAAAACCGCCGGCTGAAGAATGAACTGGCGGTGCAGAGCAAGCCGGGGCCGCGGATCATCGGCAACACGCCGGCCGTGCAGCGTCTGCGCCTGACCCTCGGGCAGATCGCCGACACCGATGCCGATGTGCTGGTCAACGGCGAGACCGGCACCGGCAAGGAACTGGTCGCGCGCGCCCTGCACGAGAACAGCCGCCGGCGCGACCGTAACTTCGTCGCGGTCAACTGCGGTGCCGTACCGGAGCACCTGATCGAGAGCGAACTGTTCGGTCACGAGAAAGGCGCCTTTACCGATGCGCGTTCACGACGCATCGGCAAGTTCGAGCATGCCAATGGCGGTACCTTGTTTCTCGACGAGATCGAAAGCATGCCCTTGAAGGTGCAGGTTCACCTGCTGAGGGTGCTGCAGGAGCGCGCCGTCGAACGTTTGGGCTCGAACGAGGTGATACCGCTCGACCTGCGCGTCGTCGCCGCAAGCAAGGTTGATCTGCGCGAGGCCGCCGCGCGTGGCGAGTTTCGCGAAGACCTGTATTACCGCCTGAGCGTTGTGATGATCGATATCCCGCCGCTGCGCGAGCGCCGCGAAGACATTCCCTTGCTGTTCCAGCACTTTGTGCTGGTAGCCGGTGCGCGTTACCAGCGAGAGCCTCCGCCGCCACATCCCGATCTGCTCAACCGCCTGATGATGGAAGAATGGCCGGGCAATGTGCGTGAACTGCGCAACGCCGCGGAGCGCTATGTGCTGTTGGGCGACTCTTGCGGTTACGACATCGAGGCACTGTTGAACGGCAGCGCAGACCGACCGGCGATGACCTTGCCGGAACAGGTCGAGTGCTTCGAGCGCGGTCTGATCGAACAGCATCTCAAGGCCAACAACGGCAGTATCAAGGCGACGATGGAGGCCTTGGGGCTGCCGCGCAAAACGCTTTACGACAAGATGAAGAAGTACGGTTTGGAACGTGACGACTATAAGTGA
- a CDS encoding bifunctional diguanylate cyclase/phosphodiesterase, whose translation MSWQLVVPGFLRWFLPFAAAILAIGYFMAAAELEHQQQLRDTKAEERIVLAAKDIELQFRAVVSDLRFLAGADSLHRLLRNAPGSRSALGRDMRNFAVSAASYDQIRFIDKFGDEQIRVDYNNGLAREASRHTLQNKKHRYYFTDSLALAEGQVFVSPLDLNVEHGKIEQPLKPTIRFGIAVFDTNGNKAGVVILNYLAKNILDGFQTLFASDQGQLYLLNKEGYFLSSPNKEDTWGFMIKGRQDDQLKTREAALWARLNADYAGSLDTSDARYIYARIHPLWEGLHSSAGSNNLFGRSHTDVPPNEYYWTIVARYPPLTIADIVGQPSLIWFIAVALVTAAVSAWLVAREAQHERAHVKQLRRYRDHLEEQVAVRTAELARSSSRMELLLDSTAEGIIGTDRYGNCVFANFAGLSLLAYSDEAQMLGNDIRQHIARLNHTPDSAPAGRRSLVDSVIESGCGVHLDDGLIVTRDGDKRPADIRIQPMMQDEQVSGLVVSFVDISANKDAEQRIRILSQAVEQSPVSVIITDPQGMIEFVNAKFEAVSGYTAGDVVGRDPSFLRSDNDLPQTDDEIRRMLEAGHSWHGEMHNQRSDGSRYWVRTHIAPVCDTNKQLCHLLRIDEDITQYKEQEQKIVQQAHYDFLTGLPNRLLAMDRLGQLIKKAARDSDHVVAMFLDLDDFKKINDTFGHEVGDQLLVEASRRLSGAIRDQDTVSRLGGDEFLVILGTSTRDDSASTIAEHLLDKFRAPFLLNGHEIVVTVSIGIALFPNDGETTSSLLRSADIAMYQAKRFGANTYQYFASSMNEEIERRLHIEARLRHALRRGDIQVHYQPIVSLDGDRLIGAEALMRWHDAELGQMPPDEFIPVAEQTGMIEELGAFVLEEAVAQCTVFRQRFGTPFHISVNASPSQFRDAEFACYVESALLRAQLPPSALVLEVTEGVLLSGNPQVDDILDALHRLQVRLALDDFGTGYASLAYLRRYPFDMLKIDREFVRDMSTDNNDRELVRAAVRMAQALELEVVAEGVETRDQIDALREWNCGFAQGYYFGKPCAPTSFDRPNPHE comes from the coding sequence GTGTCCTGGCAACTGGTCGTGCCGGGTTTTCTTCGCTGGTTTCTGCCGTTTGCCGCGGCGATCCTGGCGATCGGCTACTTCATGGCGGCGGCGGAGCTTGAGCATCAACAGCAACTGCGCGACACCAAGGCCGAAGAGCGCATCGTGCTCGCCGCGAAAGATATCGAATTGCAGTTTCGCGCGGTGGTATCCGATCTAAGATTTCTCGCCGGCGCCGATTCCCTGCATCGCCTTCTACGCAACGCCCCCGGATCGCGTTCGGCGCTGGGCCGGGATATGCGCAATTTTGCCGTGAGCGCCGCGTCATACGATCAGATCCGGTTCATCGACAAGTTTGGCGATGAACAGATCCGTGTCGACTACAACAATGGTCTAGCCCGCGAAGCTTCAAGGCATACGCTGCAAAACAAGAAACACCGCTATTACTTCACTGACTCCCTGGCGCTGGCCGAAGGCCAGGTATTCGTCTCCCCCCTGGATCTCAATGTCGAACACGGCAAGATCGAACAGCCGCTGAAACCCACGATCCGCTTCGGAATCGCGGTGTTCGACACCAACGGTAACAAGGCCGGCGTGGTCATCCTGAATTACCTGGCGAAAAACATACTGGACGGGTTCCAAACGTTGTTTGCCAGCGACCAAGGCCAACTCTACCTGCTAAATAAAGAAGGCTATTTTCTGTCAAGCCCAAATAAGGAAGATACCTGGGGCTTCATGATCAAGGGGCGGCAAGACGATCAACTCAAAACGCGCGAAGCCGCGCTCTGGGCCCGACTCAACGCGGACTATGCGGGCAGCCTCGACACCTCGGATGCGCGCTACATCTATGCCCGTATCCACCCGCTGTGGGAGGGCTTGCATTCAAGCGCGGGCTCGAACAATCTCTTCGGGCGCAGCCATACCGACGTGCCACCCAACGAGTACTACTGGACGATCGTTGCCCGCTACCCGCCGCTGACAATCGCCGATATCGTCGGCCAACCAAGCCTGATCTGGTTCATCGCCGTCGCCTTGGTGACTGCCGCCGTCAGCGCATGGTTGGTCGCGCGCGAAGCTCAGCACGAACGCGCCCACGTCAAGCAGTTGCGCCGCTATCGCGACCATCTCGAAGAACAGGTCGCAGTGCGTACCGCTGAACTGGCCAGGTCGAGTTCCAGAATGGAACTGCTGCTGGATTCGACCGCAGAAGGCATCATCGGTACCGACAGGTACGGCAACTGCGTATTCGCCAATTTCGCCGGCCTGTCATTGCTCGCCTACAGCGACGAAGCACAGATGCTGGGCAACGACATCAGACAACATATCGCGCGGCTCAATCACACGCCCGACTCAGCGCCGGCAGGCCGGCGAAGCCTGGTCGACAGCGTGATCGAATCCGGCTGCGGCGTGCACCTCGATGATGGACTGATCGTAACCCGCGATGGAGACAAGCGTCCCGCCGATATCCGCATACAACCGATGATGCAGGACGAGCAAGTGAGCGGCCTGGTCGTCAGTTTCGTCGATATCAGTGCCAACAAAGACGCCGAGCAACGGATTCGCATACTCTCGCAGGCCGTCGAGCAGAGTCCGGTATCGGTCATCATCACCGATCCGCAAGGGATGATCGAATTCGTCAACGCCAAGTTTGAAGCGGTGTCTGGCTACACGGCCGGCGACGTTGTCGGCAGAGACCCCAGCTTTCTACGCAGCGACAACGACCTCCCGCAGACCGATGACGAGATCCGACGAATGCTGGAGGCCGGGCACAGCTGGCACGGTGAGATGCACAACCAGCGGAGCGACGGCAGCCGCTACTGGGTGCGGACTCATATCGCGCCGGTCTGCGATACCAACAAACAACTTTGCCACCTGTTGCGCATCGACGAAGACATCACGCAGTACAAAGAGCAGGAACAGAAGATCGTTCAACAGGCGCACTACGATTTCCTGACTGGTCTACCCAACCGGCTGCTGGCCATGGACCGGCTCGGTCAGCTCATCAAAAAGGCGGCGCGGGACAGTGATCACGTCGTGGCCATGTTCCTTGACCTGGACGATTTCAAGAAGATCAACGACACCTTCGGCCACGAGGTCGGCGACCAGCTGCTTGTCGAGGCTTCAAGGCGACTGAGCGGTGCGATCAGAGATCAGGACACGGTATCGCGACTGGGTGGAGACGAGTTTCTGGTGATTCTCGGTACGTCGACGAGAGACGATTCAGCGAGCACGATCGCCGAGCACCTGCTCGACAAGTTCCGGGCACCGTTTCTGCTGAACGGACACGAGATCGTCGTGACCGTGAGTATCGGTATCGCACTGTTTCCGAACGATGGAGAAACTACATCGAGCCTGTTGCGCAGCGCCGACATCGCCATGTACCAGGCCAAGCGCTTCGGCGCGAATACCTACCAATACTTCGCATCGTCGATGAACGAAGAGATCGAACGCCGCCTGCACATCGAGGCGCGTCTGCGCCATGCCCTGCGGCGCGGCGATATCCAGGTGCACTACCAGCCAATAGTCAGCTTGGATGGCGATCGCCTGATCGGGGCCGAAGCCCTGATGCGTTGGCATGATGCCGAACTCGGCCAAATGCCACCGGACGAATTCATTCCGGTCGCCGAGCAAACCGGCATGATCGAAGAACTCGGCGCCTTCGTGCTCGAAGAGGCGGTGGCCCAATGTACCGTGTTCCGACAGCGATTCGGCACGCCCTTCCATATCTCCGTCAATGCATCACCATCGCAGTTCAGAGACGCCGAATTCGCATGCTATGTCGAAAGCGCGCTGTTGCGCGCGCAATTACCGCCCAGTGCACTGGTCCTCGAGGTGACGGAGGGTGTGCTACTCAGTGGCAACCCGCAGGTCGATGATATCCTCGACGCGTTACATCGCTTGCAGGTAAGGCTCGCACTGGACGACTTCGGTACAGGCTATGCATCACTCGCCTATCTGCGGCGCTACCCGTTCGACATGCTCAAGATCGATCGTGAATTCGTCCGCGACATGAGCACCGACAACAATGACCGCGAGTTGGTCAGAGCGGCAGTCCGCATGGCCCAGGCATTGGAATTGGAGGTTGTGGCTGAAGGCGTCGAGACACGCGATCAGATCGACGCCTTGCGCGAATGGAACTGCGGCTTCGCCCAAGGTTACTACTTTGGCAAACCTTGTGCTCCGACCAGTTTCGATCGGCCGAACCCCCATGAGTAA